From a region of the Pseudanabaena sp. ABRG5-3 genome:
- a CDS encoding PAS domain S-box protein, translating into MESPSFALNDPNPNDANLNDLNRNRASSLLNTHDILKIDEPNDKQAWLERVGYALNQTAIVAITDPQGSIVFVNDKFCEISKYSREELIGQNHRILNSGYHPRQFFIEMWQAIALGQTWRAEIKNRAKDGSFYWVDTTIVPFLNEQGHPYQYMAIRNDITERKILEISREQIAAIVESSDDAIISKTLEGIITSWNSGAEKIFGYSAEEAIGQPMMLIIPPERAAEEPQILAKIAQGDRVEHFETVRRRKDGQLIDISVTISPVRDKSGNISHASKIARDITNRKQSEIQLRDAYDREVVLIKEIHHRVKNNLQIISGLLYLQSRQVQDEQIRTIIQSCRHRILSMALLHEKLYRSQDLENIDFIGYIRSLTLNLQGSYASPSTSITLNIQSENVRVDIDTAMYCGLIINELVSNSLKYAFPEGRAGEIIIEFNQDADNRYTLIIRDNGIGMPEAIDLKHAKSLGLQLVYSLAVQQLKGQIVLEHRGGMAFQISFTIKS; encoded by the coding sequence ATGGAATCTCCTAGTTTTGCCCTAAATGACCCAAACCCCAATGATGCAAACCTAAATGACCTCAATAGAAATAGGGCATCTTCTTTATTGAATACCCATGACATCTTAAAGATTGATGAACCTAACGATAAGCAAGCTTGGCTTGAAAGGGTTGGCTATGCCCTAAATCAAACAGCGATCGTCGCCATTACCGATCCTCAAGGCTCCATTGTTTTTGTCAATGACAAATTTTGCGAGATCTCTAAATATAGTCGTGAAGAGCTAATTGGGCAGAACCATCGCATCCTCAATTCTGGCTATCATCCCCGTCAGTTTTTTATAGAAATGTGGCAAGCGATCGCCCTTGGACAAACTTGGCGAGCTGAAATCAAAAATCGTGCTAAGGATGGTTCATTCTATTGGGTAGATACCACCATCGTTCCTTTTTTAAATGAGCAAGGTCATCCCTATCAATACATGGCAATTCGGAATGATATTACCGAGCGCAAGATTTTAGAAATTTCCCGTGAACAAATTGCAGCCATTGTGGAATCCTCCGATGATGCCATTATTAGTAAAACCCTAGAAGGAATCATCACCAGTTGGAATTCTGGAGCAGAGAAAATTTTTGGATATTCCGCAGAGGAAGCGATCGGGCAACCGATGATGCTCATTATTCCCCCAGAGAGAGCCGCAGAAGAACCGCAAATTCTTGCCAAAATTGCTCAGGGCGATCGCGTCGAGCATTTTGAGACTGTCCGTCGCCGAAAAGATGGTCAACTCATCGATATTTCCGTAACTATTTCGCCAGTGCGGGATAAATCTGGGAACATCTCCCATGCGTCAAAAATTGCACGAGATATCACCAATCGCAAACAGTCGGAAATTCAATTGAGAGATGCCTACGATCGCGAAGTTGTACTGATCAAGGAGATCCATCATCGGGTAAAAAACAATTTGCAGATTATCTCAGGTCTATTATATCTACAATCTAGGCAAGTCCAAGATGAGCAAATTAGAACCATTATCCAAAGCTGCCGTCATCGCATCCTATCAATGGCATTACTTCATGAAAAGCTTTATCGATCGCAGGATTTAGAAAATATCGATTTTATTGGTTATATCCGCAGTCTGACGCTAAATTTGCAGGGTTCCTACGCATCGCCATCGACATCTATTACTTTAAATATCCAATCTGAAAACGTTAGGGTGGATATCGATACTGCCATGTACTGTGGCTTAATCATTAATGAGCTAGTATCTAACTCCTTAAAATATGCGTTTCCTGAAGGTCGCGCTGGAGAGATTATAATTGAGTTTAATCAGGATGCTGATAATCGCTATACGCTTATCATTCGAGATAATGGGATTGGTATGCCCGAAGCGATCGATCTCAAACATGCCAAAAGCCTTGGACTACAGCTTGTTTATTCTCTTGCCGTCCAACAGCTAAAAGGACAAATTGTGTTAGAACATCGTGGTGGGATGGCATTCCAGATTTCCTTTACAATCAAATCTTAA
- a CDS encoding response regulator: MRVQQRTKELQEREQFLKTVLDTFPLFVFWKDRDLAYLGCNQNFAISAGMEDSTAIVGKTDYEMPWGETEAELYRKDDRLVIKSGSAKLGIIEPQQRPDGQTIWLETNKLPLRDLQGEIIGVLGTYQDISDRKHAEEQLQQTNEQLMRATRLKDEFLANMSHELRTPLNAILGMTESLQEEIFGAVSPEQIKALQLIEESGTHLLSLIDDILDLSKIEAGQIVLNLTPIAIVDLCKSSMAFVKQQAMQRRIQLETKLEQNLADIVVDERRIRQVLINLLNNAVKFTPEGGKITLEVTSFYPDSQSAIDAPSRQEFLRITVSDTGIGIAPENIKKLFQPFVQIDSALNRQYNGTGLGLALTKRIIELHDGWVELTSELGMGSQFTIALPYIQPPLSQEIAMASAKAIIDEISDEISSATNSEITSGTNESKPNASPLILLAEDNDINIMAISNYLKSKGYRMLIAKDGKEAVDIVLSESPDLVLMDIQMPRMDGIEAIKQIRNQNFHDLPIIAVTALNMSNDRQRCLEAGADEYLSKPIKLKQLDNMIQDLLISKV; the protein is encoded by the coding sequence ATGCGGGTACAACAGAGGACTAAAGAACTACAAGAGCGTGAACAATTTCTAAAAACTGTATTAGATACTTTCCCGCTATTTGTATTTTGGAAAGATCGCGACTTGGCGTATTTAGGTTGCAATCAAAACTTTGCCATATCCGCAGGTATGGAAGATTCTACGGCAATTGTTGGCAAAACAGACTATGAAATGCCTTGGGGAGAGACTGAAGCGGAGCTTTACCGTAAGGATGATCGCTTAGTGATCAAAAGTGGTAGCGCAAAACTAGGCATTATCGAACCCCAACAGCGCCCAGATGGGCAAACGATCTGGTTAGAGACGAACAAATTACCCTTGAGAGATCTCCAAGGTGAAATAATAGGCGTATTGGGAACCTATCAAGATATTAGCGATCGCAAACATGCAGAAGAACAACTACAACAAACCAATGAGCAGCTAATGCGGGCAACCCGACTCAAGGATGAATTTCTCGCCAACATGAGTCATGAACTTCGTACCCCGTTAAATGCGATTTTAGGTATGACCGAAAGCTTGCAGGAAGAGATTTTTGGGGCAGTATCTCCAGAACAAATTAAAGCCTTGCAACTCATTGAGGAGAGTGGAACTCATCTTTTATCACTGATCGACGACATTCTAGATTTATCAAAAATCGAAGCGGGACAAATTGTTTTAAATTTAACTCCTATTGCTATTGTCGATCTATGCAAGTCGAGTATGGCATTTGTCAAACAACAGGCCATGCAAAGACGGATTCAGCTTGAAACTAAACTTGAGCAGAATCTAGCTGATATTGTTGTTGATGAACGCCGCATCCGTCAGGTACTAATCAATTTGCTCAATAATGCCGTCAAATTCACACCAGAAGGCGGAAAAATCACCTTAGAAGTTACAAGCTTTTATCCCGATTCTCAAAGTGCGATCGATGCTCCATCGAGGCAGGAATTTCTGCGTATTACTGTGAGCGATACTGGGATTGGCATTGCTCCCGAAAATATCAAAAAACTATTTCAACCCTTTGTCCAAATTGATAGCGCTCTCAATCGTCAATATAATGGCACTGGGCTAGGACTCGCCTTAACTAAGCGCATCATTGAGTTACATGACGGCTGGGTGGAGTTAACTAGTGAATTGGGTATGGGTAGTCAATTTACGATTGCCTTGCCCTATATCCAGCCGCCATTATCTCAAGAAATTGCAATGGCATCTGCAAAAGCGATCATTGACGAAATATCTGATGAAATATCTTCTGCAACCAATTCTGAAATAACTTCTGGCACAAACGAGAGTAAGCCTAACGCTTCACCTCTAATTCTGCTAGCAGAAGACAACGACATCAATATTATGGCAATTTCCAATTATCTCAAGAGCAAGGGTTATCGGATGCTCATAGCCAAAGATGGTAAAGAGGCAGTTGATATCGTGTTATCAGAGTCACCAGATTTAGTCCTGATGGATATCCAAATGCCGCGAATGGATGGGATAGAAGCAATTAAACAGATCCGTAATCAAAATTTCCATGATTTACCAATCATCGCAGTGACAGCACTAAATATGTCAAATGATCGCCAGAGATGTTTAGAAGCTGGTGCAGATGAGTACCTTTCCAAGCCTATCAAGCTAAAGCAATTGGACAATATGATTCAAGATCTTTTAATTTCAAAGGTTTAG
- the fabD gene encoding ACP S-malonyltransferase has translation MTKNVWIFPGQGSQAVGMGLDLAEVGKDKFAKAEQILGWSILEKSQTDAAELSKTQFTQPSLYVISAILADVLKAKGAKPNAVTGHSLGEYSALYAAGVVDFATGLELVKQRSLLMSEASGGAMTALIGFDRTQLETAIAQTENVILANDNSADQVVISGTEAAVKSIVAQVKTKRAIPLAVSGAFHSPLMAEAAAKFATILERTIFNDAEIPVISNVEPNDATTSGQALRDLLTQQMTSPVRWREICLYLAEQGYEQAIEVGTGKVLTGLVKRTAPSLALVNISTLEKAIAF, from the coding sequence ATGACAAAAAATGTATGGATATTTCCCGGACAGGGATCGCAAGCTGTAGGCATGGGCTTAGATCTAGCGGAAGTGGGCAAGGATAAATTTGCTAAGGCAGAGCAAATTCTGGGTTGGTCAATTTTAGAAAAGTCGCAAACTGATGCCGCCGAACTTTCTAAAACGCAATTTACTCAGCCCAGTTTGTATGTAATATCCGCAATTCTTGCCGATGTCCTAAAAGCTAAAGGAGCAAAACCCAATGCCGTAACAGGGCATAGCTTGGGTGAATATAGTGCACTCTATGCGGCAGGTGTGGTGGACTTTGCCACAGGTTTAGAACTAGTCAAACAGCGATCGCTCCTGATGTCAGAGGCAAGTGGTGGGGCAATGACCGCTTTGATTGGTTTTGATCGCACACAATTAGAAACAGCGATCGCCCAAACCGAAAATGTCATTCTTGCCAATGACAATAGCGCCGATCAGGTCGTAATTTCAGGAACAGAAGCTGCTGTCAAATCGATTGTGGCCCAGGTAAAAACGAAGCGGGCGATTCCTCTGGCTGTGAGTGGAGCATTTCATTCTCCCCTAATGGCAGAGGCAGCAGCGAAGTTTGCGACAATTCTCGAACGGACAATCTTTAATGATGCGGAAATCCCTGTGATTTCTAATGTTGAGCCAAATGATGCGACGACATCAGGACAGGCTCTGCGCGATCTGCTCACCCAACAGATGACCTCCCCCGTGCGTTGGCGCGAAATATGTTTGTATCTCGCTGAGCAAGGCTATGAACAAGCGATCGAAGTTGGTACAGGCAAGGTTTTGACAGGACTAGTCAAGCGCACTGCCCCAAGCTTGGCACTAGTAAACATCAGTACTCTAGAAAAGGCGATCGCATTTTAG
- a CDS encoding PAS domain S-box protein has protein sequence MNISPLTVSELKSAIVRDPLVVQPDLMVSDAIAKMTSERSHCHSSFSTAHIDEHLTEARSSCVLVVENDQFIGILTERDIVRLSGQQIPLDQLRIRDVMVHPVISLRESNFTDVLLTINLLQQHHIRHLPIVDEQDRLVGLITHASLRQIFKPMNLLRLRTVTDVMTSNVVCAAPHSSMLEIAQQMTKYKVSCIILVEPLKDPSSGKSLQRPVGMVTERDLVQFQSLGLNLKNCTAASVMSTPVFAIGPDDSLLSVQELMDRRLIHRLAVTGQQGELLGIITQSSLLQALNPLELYNLAEILESKVSRLEAEKMALLENRNTELTQEVEVRTNSLVTKAAREKLVAEIADRIRRSLNLQEILDTCVAEIREFIKGDRVLVYQFQPDWSGIILSESVEDGVIASLGNQINDFCFHNRAIALYNQNQPILVNNIYAVGYSPCHIEQLEKYQVKANLVVPISLSGQLWGLLIAHQCNDYRHWLNDDARLLQDISVHLAIAIQQSLAYQQVQNQLAELTTWRNRYEAAERASGQMLYEYDFVNDAIVLGANAELITGYSPASMPNTFNDWLALIHPEDQVSFQQLVEPSFTNKTPFFGQYRIRHQAGHYIWVEDRNQWLMNGEGEGIGLIGMIADISDRKQAEEAIKASEAHQRALLQAIPDLFMRANREGIYLEFASMPEQHRIVGNLADMKGTHVSETLPPEIAQQRMEFVERALQTQSVQTYEQDFSTEGNIHIEEVRVVPYNDNEVLLMARDISDRKQNELKLAASEARFQKIAATLPGTLYTSIQNSDGSIQFTYASPMASEITEIEVDAILADASLAFNLFHPDDIAAYQAAMEQSIATMQTFRHEWRIITPSGKTKWLQVNAQPERINDQQIQWFGITLDVTVRKQAELELARINIELEERVNRLVQERETRYRTLMDGASDAIMLADTQGQILEVNSKAEELLGYSRDELAAMHFGQLHPPEDLPNIINAFENLANQQIAQVFNVNFLTKNGEVIPVDISAAVIELDGKPIVQGIFRDIRDRKVMQTALKKSEERFRRMFDSKVVGMIFADFQGNIIDANDYFLDMVGYSRQELESDAIDWIAMTPEEYLAKDYECMERLIKYGKITPWEKEYYRKDGSRIAILIGAAFLQGSNNETICVVIDISDRKQTEDQLRLLSNRLNLSLQAGAIGSWEWTLGNEVVWDQRSYEIHGLQNLDRPATYQDWFTMLHPDDAPVINQKLQEIASGKQEIDMEFRIHRPDGELRWIRSMALGQFDAQGQLVKLTGINQDITDRKQVEEQLQLQAKQKQLLFNITKAIRQSLNTDDILQTAVTEVRHLLEVDRVAIYRFQADWSGEFIIESRANGWIELVGDDVKQIWEDTYLQETQGGRFRRHETMTVNDIYQAELQICHIDLLEQFQARAYVITPIFVGDTLWGLFAMYHNDKPYVWETWEIELLEQIASQLAIAIYQANLYQQVQTELKIRQQAESAIAQQLNQQRTLGAITQRIRESLDLNEILATVTQQIKNVLQCDRVIVFRLYPDGRSQIVEESVSREFTSLKNQHWDDEVWSQEILDCYWQGQPRIVPDVMNDIWTDCLVDYSREGQIQSKIVAPILQELHDRENHRWVDTSQDNKLWGVVVVHACQEKRVWEDAEAQLLQQIANQLAIAIQQASLFEQVQRELSDRQKAQQQLTRTNQQLALSNEELARATRLKDEFLANMSHELRTPLNAILGITEGLAEEVFGILNDQQKNVLQTIERSGNHLLELINDILDLAKIESGKVLLEFASTNIHQLCQSSVVFVNQQAIQKQIQLKLNIASTIPDLIIDERRIRQVLINLLNNAVKFTQSGGRINLDVALESKANLNINDDNNAGNVNYWVTFTVTDTGIGITPEDLKKLFQPFIQVDSALNRKYEGTGLGLALVKRIVELHGGYVYASSEFGVGSRFTIALPYNSDHLPPNLTELTNISIESMTLSVNDEDKIAAPLILLAEDNEANIITISSYLQAKGYRLIIAKDGKEAVDLVISEQPDLVLMDIQMPGMDGIEAIKQIRSRNFTDLPIIAVTALAMTGDRERCIEAGATDYLSKPIKLKQLAATIQQFL, from the coding sequence GTGAACATATCGCCACTCACAGTATCTGAATTGAAATCGGCAATTGTGCGTGATCCTTTAGTGGTTCAGCCTGATTTGATGGTCAGCGATGCGATCGCCAAAATGACTAGTGAGCGATCGCACTGCCACTCATCTTTTAGTACTGCTCATATTGATGAACACCTTACAGAAGCCAGATCAAGCTGTGTATTGGTAGTTGAAAACGACCAATTCATTGGCATTTTGACCGAGCGCGATATTGTCCGCCTCAGTGGTCAGCAAATCCCCCTTGATCAATTAAGGATCCGCGATGTGATGGTGCATCCAGTCATCAGCCTCCGCGAATCGAACTTCACCGATGTTTTATTAACGATTAACTTACTGCAACAGCACCATATCCGACATCTGCCCATCGTCGATGAACAAGATCGCCTTGTGGGACTCATCACCCATGCAAGTTTACGGCAAATCTTCAAACCGATGAACTTGCTGCGTTTACGGACAGTTACCGATGTCATGACTAGCAATGTGGTTTGTGCTGCACCCCATAGCTCGATGTTAGAGATCGCGCAACAGATGACCAAATACAAGGTCAGTTGCATCATACTTGTGGAGCCATTGAAAGATCCTTCTAGCGGAAAATCTTTGCAGCGTCCTGTGGGTATGGTAACTGAGCGAGATCTAGTGCAATTTCAATCCTTGGGATTAAACCTCAAAAATTGCACAGCCGCATCGGTGATGAGTACGCCTGTTTTTGCGATCGGCCCCGATGACTCACTATTGTCAGTGCAGGAGTTGATGGACAGGCGATTGATTCACCGCTTAGCAGTCACAGGTCAACAGGGTGAGCTATTAGGAATTATTACTCAGAGCAGTTTGTTGCAGGCTCTTAATCCTCTAGAGCTATATAACTTAGCAGAGATTTTAGAAAGTAAGGTATCGCGCCTCGAAGCGGAAAAAATGGCGCTACTGGAAAACCGCAATACTGAATTAACGCAAGAGGTCGAAGTTCGCACCAACTCCTTAGTCACCAAAGCTGCAAGGGAAAAATTGGTCGCCGAAATTGCCGATCGCATTCGGAGATCCCTAAATCTCCAAGAAATTTTGGACACCTGTGTGGCGGAAATAAGGGAATTTATCAAGGGCGATCGCGTATTGGTATATCAGTTCCAGCCTGACTGGAGTGGGATCATTCTCTCGGAATCAGTGGAGGATGGCGTAATTGCTTCGTTAGGCAATCAGATTAATGACTTTTGTTTTCATAATCGGGCGATCGCTTTATATAACCAAAATCAACCCATCTTAGTAAACAACATCTATGCCGTCGGCTATAGCCCTTGCCATATTGAACAACTAGAAAAATATCAAGTTAAAGCTAATCTCGTTGTTCCGATTAGCTTATCAGGGCAATTATGGGGACTGTTAATCGCCCATCAATGTAATGACTATCGCCATTGGCTGAATGATGACGCAAGGTTGTTACAGGATATTTCTGTACATTTAGCGATCGCGATTCAGCAATCCCTTGCCTATCAACAAGTCCAGAATCAATTAGCGGAATTGACCACATGGCGCAATCGCTACGAAGCTGCCGAACGAGCAAGTGGACAGATGCTCTATGAATATGATTTTGTGAATGATGCTATCGTTTTGGGCGCAAATGCTGAGCTAATTACGGGTTATTCCCCCGCGTCAATGCCTAACACCTTTAATGATTGGCTAGCGTTGATTCACCCCGAAGATCAAGTCAGTTTTCAGCAACTAGTTGAGCCATCTTTTACTAACAAAACTCCATTTTTTGGGCAATACCGAATCAGACATCAAGCAGGGCATTACATCTGGGTAGAAGATCGTAATCAGTGGTTGATGAATGGTGAAGGCGAAGGTATAGGCTTAATTGGGATGATCGCTGATATTAGCGATCGCAAACAAGCAGAAGAGGCTATCAAGGCAAGTGAAGCCCATCAACGCGCCTTACTTCAGGCAATACCTGATCTATTTATGCGAGCTAATCGTGAAGGTATCTATTTAGAGTTTGCGAGTATGCCTGAGCAGCATCGCATTGTGGGTAACTTAGCTGATATGAAGGGAACTCATGTATCAGAGACCCTCCCACCTGAGATCGCGCAACAACGCATGGAGTTTGTAGAGCGAGCATTACAAACCCAGTCAGTGCAAACCTATGAGCAGGACTTTTCGACGGAAGGTAATATCCACATTGAAGAAGTCCGCGTTGTTCCCTATAACGACAATGAAGTATTGTTAATGGCTCGAGACATTAGCGATCGCAAACAAAATGAGCTAAAGCTTGCCGCGAGTGAAGCTCGCTTCCAGAAAATTGCGGCAACCTTACCGGGGACTCTATATACATCAATTCAAAATTCAGATGGCTCAATCCAGTTTACCTATGCTAGTCCAATGGCATCGGAAATTACAGAGATAGAAGTTGATGCGATACTTGCAGATGCGAGTCTTGCATTCAATCTATTTCATCCCGATGATATTGCTGCTTATCAAGCTGCTATGGAACAAAGCATCGCCACAATGCAAACATTTCGTCACGAATGGCGAATTATTACACCATCGGGTAAAACTAAATGGTTACAGGTCAATGCCCAACCTGAAAGAATCAATGATCAGCAAATTCAATGGTTTGGAATTACCCTTGATGTTACCGTTCGCAAACAAGCTGAGCTAGAGTTGGCACGTATCAATATAGAGCTAGAGGAGCGAGTCAACCGATTAGTCCAAGAACGCGAAACCCGCTATCGTACCCTCATGGATGGAGCCAGCGATGCGATTATGTTGGCTGATACACAGGGGCAAATCTTGGAGGTCAATAGTAAGGCAGAAGAGCTATTGGGCTATAGCCGTGATGAGCTTGCCGCAATGCACTTTGGCCAACTGCATCCCCCAGAGGATTTGCCCAATATCATCAATGCCTTTGAGAATCTAGCTAATCAACAAATTGCTCAAGTATTTAATGTCAATTTCCTGACCAAGAATGGAGAAGTCATTCCCGTTGATATTTCGGCTGCGGTGATCGAATTGGATGGCAAACCCATCGTTCAAGGAATTTTCCGTGATATTCGCGATCGCAAAGTCATGCAAACTGCTCTCAAAAAGAGCGAAGAACGTTTCCGTCGGATGTTTGATTCTAAAGTAGTCGGTATGATTTTTGCTGATTTCCAAGGAAATATTATCGATGCGAACGATTACTTTTTAGATATGGTGGGCTATTCTAGACAAGAGCTAGAGTCTGATGCAATTGATTGGATAGCTATGACACCAGAAGAATATCTGGCTAAAGATTATGAGTGCATGGAACGTTTAATTAAATATGGTAAAATAACTCCTTGGGAAAAGGAATATTACCGTAAAGATGGTAGTCGAATTGCAATTTTAATTGGGGCTGCATTCTTGCAAGGAAGCAATAATGAAACCATTTGTGTAGTGATAGACATCAGCGATCGCAAACAAACCGAAGATCAACTCCGCCTCCTCTCTAATCGCCTCAATCTATCTTTACAGGCTGGAGCGATCGGCTCTTGGGAATGGACTTTAGGGAATGAAGTAGTTTGGGATCAGCGCAGCTATGAGATTCACGGTTTACAAAATCTAGATCGTCCTGCTACATATCAGGACTGGTTTACAATGCTACATCCTGATGATGCTCCAGTAATTAATCAAAAGCTTCAGGAAATAGCCTCAGGTAAACAGGAAATCGATATGGAATTTCGTATTCACCGACCTGATGGGGAATTGCGCTGGATCAGGTCGATGGCGTTAGGACAATTTGATGCCCAAGGTCAGCTTGTTAAGTTGACAGGTATTAATCAAGACATTACCGATCGCAAGCAGGTAGAAGAACAACTCCAACTGCAAGCAAAGCAAAAACAATTACTCTTTAATATCACTAAGGCTATTCGTCAGTCCCTGAATACTGATGACATTCTCCAAACAGCCGTAACTGAAGTAAGACATCTATTAGAAGTAGATCGTGTTGCGATATATCGATTTCAGGCTGATTGGAGTGGTGAATTTATTATCGAATCTAGAGCCAATGGTTGGATAGAACTAGTAGGCGATGATGTTAAACAGATTTGGGAAGATACCTATCTCCAAGAAACCCAAGGTGGGCGCTTCCGTCGCCATGAAACCATGACGGTTAATGATATTTATCAGGCGGAATTACAGATATGTCATATTGACCTATTAGAACAATTCCAAGCTAGAGCCTATGTGATCACTCCAATTTTTGTGGGGGATACCCTATGGGGACTCTTTGCGATGTATCACAATGACAAACCCTATGTTTGGGAAACATGGGAAATTGAACTGTTAGAGCAAATTGCCAGTCAATTAGCGATCGCTATCTACCAAGCTAATCTCTATCAACAAGTCCAAACAGAGCTAAAGATCCGTCAGCAAGCTGAATCTGCCATTGCCCAACAACTCAACCAACAACGTACCTTAGGAGCGATTACGCAACGCATTCGCGAATCCCTCGATCTCAACGAAATCCTTGCAACCGTAACCCAACAGATCAAAAATGTCTTGCAATGCGATCGCGTAATTGTCTTCCGTCTCTATCCCGATGGGCGCAGTCAAATCGTGGAAGAAAGCGTATCCAGAGAATTTACCAGTCTCAAAAATCAACATTGGGATGATGAAGTTTGGTCTCAAGAAATTCTTGATTGCTACTGGCAAGGTCAGCCCCGCATTGTCCCTGATGTGATGAATGATATTTGGACAGATTGCTTAGTGGACTATTCCCGCGAAGGTCAGATCCAGTCTAAAATCGTTGCCCCCATCCTACAGGAGCTACATGATCGAGAAAATCATCGCTGGGTTGACACTTCCCAAGACAATAAACTTTGGGGGGTTGTAGTTGTCCATGCTTGCCAAGAAAAAAGGGTATGGGAGGATGCAGAAGCCCAACTACTGCAACAAATCGCCAATCAATTAGCGATCGCTATTCAGCAAGCAAGCCTATTTGAGCAAGTCCAACGTGAATTAAGCGATCGGCAAAAAGCTCAACAACAACTAACGCGCACCAATCAACAATTAGCCCTCTCCAACGAAGAACTAGCCCGTGCGACCAGACTTAAAGATGAATTTCTTGCCAATATGAGCCATGAACTACGAACACCGCTCAATGCGATTTTAGGAATTACTGAGGGCTTAGCTGAGGAAGTCTTTGGGATACTCAATGATCAACAAAAAAATGTCTTGCAAACAATTGAACGAAGTGGCAACCATTTACTAGAACTAATTAATGACATTCTCGACCTTGCCAAAATCGAATCAGGTAAAGTCCTCCTAGAGTTTGCCTCAACGAATATTCATCAGCTTTGTCAGTCCAGTGTGGTGTTTGTCAACCAACAGGCAATCCAAAAACAAATACAACTAAAGCTAAATATCGCCTCCACAATCCCTGACCTGATAATCGACGAGCGACGGATTCGCCAAGTGTTAATCAATCTGCTCAACAATGCCGTAAAATTTACTCAATCAGGAGGACGCATTAACCTAGATGTAGCCTTAGAGTCCAAGGCTAACCTCAATATTAATGATGACAATAATGCTGGTAATGTTAATTACTGGGTGACTTTTACTGTAACGGATACAGGAATCGGTATTACTCCTGAAGACCTCAAAAAACTATTCCAGCCTTTCATCCAAGTTGATAGCGCCCTCAATCGTAAGTATGAGGGTACTGGCTTAGGGCTAGCCCTAGTCAAACGCATCGTAGAATTACATGGTGGTTATGTTTACGCATCTAGTGAGTTTGGTGTTGGTAGTCGCTTTACGATTGCTCTGCCCTATAACTCTGATCACCTACCGCCCAACCTTACGGAATTAACTAACATATCCATAGAATCTATGACTCTTTCTGTAAACGACGAAGATAAGATCGCTGCTCCTCTGATTTTGCTAGCAGAAGATAACGAAGCTAATATCATCACCATTTCTAGCTATTTGCAAGCAAAGGGCTATCGACTGATCATCGCCAAAGATGGAAAAGAGGCAGTTGATTTAGTCATATCCGAACAGCCAGATCTGGTGCTGATGGATATTCAAATGCCTGGTATGGATGGGATTGAAGCAATCAAACAGATTCGTAGTAGGAATTTCACAGATTTACCGATTATTGCGGTAACAGCGCTTGCGATGACAGGCGATCGCGAACGATGTATAGAGGCAGGAGCTACTGACTACCTAAGTAAACCGATTAAGCTCAAGCAACTCGCCGCCACAATTCAACAATTCTTATAA